The nucleotide sequence TCTGCCCCTCTTCGTAGCTACTATATCCAACCTCTCACACTCTCCACAAGGGCGTCTGAACCTcgcctcatcacatgtccaaatcATTTCAATTTTGCTTCTCATCTTGTCCATCACGAAAGTCACTCTCATCTTATCTCAAATAACTTcatccataattttattataccTAGTATGTCCTCACATTCCTACATTGATTAAGATGATCGCTAATTTTAGTGGTTGAAGGGTACAAATTCTTATCACAAAGTATATACAAGTATATAACTTTTAAAGGACTTCTTatagattttacatatttatcaAGGAAAATACTCTACACGCCATTTTATAAATGTCAACATCACATTCTATGAGATGAAATTTTGTAGAATTACATTAATATGCTGCTGAGTTGTATATTTTCAACCTAAAAAAGCACTTTAACGTGAGACCTAGAGCGATAGATAGAGACATATGGAGGGACAGTGGGgtctacaagtttgatatttgatttgaCACTGTCCTTGCTCTTTTTTAGATTCCTTTTTCCTTTCTATATCTGCATACAAACAACTCACTGTTCCAAGtcaaattgatatttttattccatTTGGTGTGTTATTTGTTAATATCGAGCCTATTTATTTCACCATTTATATCATAGTGATgaaataagttatctcatatacatgATGGAATAACTATTCCGGAATAACTAATCTCAGAATCAGTTATTCCGAGATTAGTTATTCCATCgaaattagttatcccaccatgtatatgggataacttatcccatcattatAGTGTAAATGATGGGATAAATAATTCTGGTACAAGCTAATTCCTCAtaccaaatatgaaataaaataatccttcatTTTATCCTCCGAatatttatcccttatacctcacaccaaacgatcgCTAATTAGAATACACCAAAAGTATAAAAAGGTGATCCGGTCTACAAAGCATTTCACGTTTATGCAAATCCAAAAAAAGGTTGTACCTCAAGGGGTGTGATGTAGATAATTTATGCAAGCATTGATGGCTTACTTTCAGACTTGAACCCGTAATCTATTGTCACAGCTCACACAAAGAAAACGTCACTATTGCTTCAAGATTCGCCTTCAAGAAATCAAAAGTATCTTAACAGCTTTTAAACTTGAGTTTATTCATCAACGTGTTGTAATTGTATCGTGTTATAATGAAAGAGTTCAATATATAATtaccaaaatatttatttgggtgtAAATTTGTGTATCAATTCCATCATTTTTGGTTGGAATGACATTATATACTAGGAATTTAAAAATGAGATATTAGATAGCACATTGTACATAAACAATTATAATATATGTAGTAAAGAttacaattaaagaaaaaatgtTTAACACAAATATTAATATCATGATATAAAAGTGGCTGTGGTGATTAATTCGAAGATTAATGTAATTTAAGAGCACTTCACAAGTTGTACATCTCAAGAGAAGTGGGGCGAAGTCACGTTGTCCGATTTGATGTTGTCATTTAACTTGTATtcgtttttaaaatttttgtacatGTGATTACTTCGGAACACTTCAGATTTATGATATTCCAAATTAGTCTTGATAAAGTCTAACTTCAAACATAATGACTGAAGTTCAGGCAAATATGACTTAAAGCCATTTTTATTTGAAGGTTATACACATATATAACTACTGAATACTGAAgttcaaataaaaatgattataatcACCATCGAAGGATATGGTGCAGCGGATGAGGCTGCTCCCCCCGCAATCAGAGGTCTCAGATTCGAGCTCTGGGTATGAAAAAATCCGTAGTAGGGAGCGCTTCCCCCATACGCGACGCGAATCCGAATTAATCGAATTTCAATGCGGATACCGTATACCGAAtggaaaatccaaaaaaaaaaattattataatcagTAAAATGTAGGCGAAATCGACTAAAATTCATTCATTTTAATCATTTTGCTTATAACTTTGCTCATATGTAATTTCAATTCATCTCTTAATATTTCGATCCAAGCAATTGATCGATCAAGAAGCAGGTGCATGTTGAATGACTATATCAAAACAAGTTGTCACATGAAAATTATAAAGAGAAGTGGTGAGGCCATCTTTTACCCTAAGAAGGATGGACATTTCGAGTCGTGGGGACTTAAAACTCTTATCATGcctataataattatttttttttaatagtagTGTTCGAGTTAGCTTTTGCACACTTTAATTAAATTCACGAGATATCTGTCACCTTTCACCAGCAACAGATATCAGGTAACTCTATCCATCAAGgttagaacagatgggaagaatcacctaATGTTCCTCAAgctctcaacccacttcattgaccattaGGCCACACCATTGGGTGCTACAATAAATTGAAACAAAGCTACAATTGTTaaggaaaaagatgaataatgcaCCTTTATAAAAAGAAGTTGAGACTTGATCATCATTTCTTTTATGCATAATTGGCCCCTCCACTCTTCcaaaaagaccaaaaataaaaaagaagaagaagaaattgctcctatataatatttctataatatatttAACATAGTCTTCAAATTTCTTGACAAATCAGAGACAAACTATCAAAAATCTTGAACTTACCAACATCTATGAATATATATTTGCTTGTTTATCTATGCCATTAATTTGAAGGGAAAAAGTATGACTTTAACACATTTTGGTGCATGTTAGTTAACTAAGTTAGAATAtcgagaaaatattttttaattttttcatatttgactggtcaaaatttttgaaagtattttctTAGGAAAacaaatttcttaaaaataaagaaaataatttccttaGCGGAAGTAGGAAAAATGACATCCACAAATTGCATTTCACATCGATTGTGTCCTCCTCACGCTCCAACCCACTTCATCTTCATGAAAAATTATTCCTCCTACTAAACACACCCTAAGTTATTAATTGAAGCCCATTATCTATTTGTTGTATGTGAATGCTTTAGTTACATTGGGAAAGCTTAGCTGGGAAAAAGCTTCATACTTAGCTTGAAAAgtgcaaaatatatttcattcttttatgGTCAAACCTCTTTACAGTAATAGTTTCATTTGTTTGAACTTTTTCCTTTTGTATATTATATCAATTGATTGTTACACATCTATAATGATTAGGTGATGTTTATTTCCCAAATTTAGATTATGAAAGTGAATAATATCTTATaatattatgttatttagttatttttattttaatctacTCAAATTCAGTTCAAATCATCTATTTAACACCTAAATCTGATGGATTAAACTAAGGTAGTTACGCTCTTTTTCCTCATATGACCATTCTATTATATGCAGTATATTTAAACATTAGATAAACTCCTCTTAATCAGTGAGTATTTGTTTCCAAAAGTGGAATTTTTCGTtgcaaaatttgaaattaaatgattttttttcaaataaaaattaacattaaGTAAATGATAAgatgagataaaataaaaataccattCTATAGTAAATTTTAGATGAAAAGTTAGAGAAGCGAATatctttcaaattcataaatgtaGTACTCTGAGTATAGGTAATATTTTTAACCTTAATTAGCCAATTGGTCTATGTCGTgtgcttatttatttatttatttatttatttatttatttattttcactttttaaagaACCTTTTAATAGAGAGAGAAATACATAAACATGTGGAGAATCTTATAGTTATAATCAATCTACCCCATCACACTGAGGTAATCATTTTGTCACCTTCTTAAACAAAATATTTCTTTGCCTGCACAAATGtccaaaagataaagaacaataatccttaccataaaatgtgAAATTATTTTACTCCACGTTTAATTATAAatagtaattaattttaaattatttttctctcaCTTATTGTATTAGAATTGTAGAATTAATTATCTCATATAGAAGTAAGGGAGGATAACTAATTTCATACAATGTATTTTCAGTTTGTTACCGATTAAAGATTCTCATGAGTTACTTCCTTTTCGAATAAAATGAGTAGCTCATGAAATATCTTTATTTATCTCATTTCATCAATTAATCAAACGACTTATGGTATGAAAATTAATTATAGCATCAAATCATTTATAAGATGTATTAAGTTTTttgttatcaatattttataggAACTATAATAAAGATGATAGTATCTACATCAAGTaaaaatgaaagagaattttcaagaatgactataaTCTGAGCTTTATTAGCAATTATATTAGTTTGTGTATTTTACATTTATAGTAACTAGTTTAATATgcacgtgtaatgtttgattatttaaaattaagtaattttatttattgtggagatttttaatgaaatgtaaaagtttaaatcatgaaaagatatttttagttagtttatatttattctcaaaatcaaatttagttgatttagaatttttaaactaatgaaaaaagtattaggtgtcattaattctaatgactttaataaagaaaaattttaccgtgaatatattttattaattttcaacttttaaatattagataAAAAAACCCGATgttaatagaaaaagaaaacactaccttaaataattttatcattatcGAATGGGAATCTTCAGTTTTCCATACTTAAATCTTTCTATAattaagaaaatcctaatattttgaattataaaaCCAATTAATACTTTACCTTATATAATTCTTTCCttaattaaaaattctaaaacctaTATCACACATAAATAATTGGTTAGTGCTAAATACGAATATAACTCCTTGAGATTAATGCATTGAGTTCaaatcattatttattattagttgACATTAATTcagatgacttctaataaggagattttttatcataaatatatttaattaattttcaattcttaaatattaaaaaaaaaagtgaaaagaagattttgtctaaagcaaagaggacaaaaagttcaaacaatatttctaagataTAGAttgtagattatagatagatatagattacaAATATAGATTATTTGAGATGGTGTGCATTTTGTGGTGTCATACGACCATATTCATTGTATTTATACCTACATTTAGGCTATATATCGACTAATACATATGCATGTATATAAAGATAAAACTACGAAGAATTCTATTTATTCGCTGTAATTTTACTTGTATTCGCACGTGTATTTatgttgtatcaatgaatacaattcaattatGTATTTACTTTTGAAACCCCTAGGAAAACTCATAACCTCTATCACAATCTCTGCTTGGGTGAGTACTTTGTGGTAACCTACTCACTATGCATGCAATAGCTCACAAACCACATAGAAAATATAAATCGCACTAGGCAAATCTCATGCGATGATCTCATAACTGAGTGTCATATGAAGGCTAGATTCGATCCCTCGTATCTCAGATGAGAAATCCACCTCCCAACCACTCAATCATGCCttaaaaaaacccaaaaagaaagaaaagaaaaggaaattatATTCATTCACTCTAATATAAAAATGCAACAAAAAAAGAGACGTGAGAAAATACAGGAATAGAGAGAAGAGGGGCCAAAGTTGAGAGTACAGAAACCAAACAAAGATATTTATACCAAGCTAAGAAACATAAAATGAAACCTCATCATTCAATTATTTCTTCTCACCCTCCAAAAATGGCCCAAAGGTCTATTCTCCAACCCCACAACCCCATATACACAACCCCCCACCCCCTCTCAAACctttaaacaaataaaaactctCAACTTCCCTCTCACCACACCACACTTTCTTTCTCACCTCCCAAGATTTaaacaaacaagaaaaaatgTTTTTGTTTGTCCCCTCACAAAACATACCACTTCTCCTTATTCTGCTCATTTTCTCACTTACCACAAATAACACAACTTCAAGTCTAACCATCAACTCAACTCATGAAATCTTCAATGTCAAACAAGCCATCACACCACTTGAAACTCATGAAAAAATTCATGTTGCTGATGAAAATGTACAAGAAAATGGTACTTTGAAGCTCGAGCTCATTCACAGAGACAAGTTACAAATATTTTCCCGTTTCAGTACGTataataaaagtaatatttttgaaGATCGCATGGATAGAGATTCCAAAAGGGTGTCTAGTATCATGCAAAGAATTACTAATGGTGTTGGATACCAGGTCGACGGATTCGGGTCGGATGTAGTTTCGGGTATGGATCAAGGAAGTGGAGAATATTTTGTTAGGATTGGTGTGGGTAGTCCACCTAAGGACCAATACATGGTTCTTGATTCTGGTAGTGATATTGTTTGGGTACAGTGTCAACCCTGTACCCAATGTTATCACCAATCCGACCCGGTATTCGACCCGAGTCTCTCAGTGTCATTTACTGGTGTCCCATGCAGGACGCCAGTATGTGACAGGGTTGAGAACTCGGGTTGTCATGCGGGTCGGTGTAAATATGAGGTAATGTATGGTGATGGTTCGTATACTAAAGGGACTATGGCTATTGAGACATTAACTTTTGGTCACGTTACGGTTAAAAATGTGGCTATTGGATGTGGACATAGTAATAGTGGAATGTTTACTGCTGCTGCTGGGTTATTGGGCCTTGGTGGTGGGTCCATGTCATTAGTGGGCCAActtggtggtcaaacgggtgggGCATTTAGTTACTGTTTGGTGAGTCGGGGCACCGGATCAACCGGGTCGCTCGAGTTCGGGCGTGGGGTGTTACCCATGGGTGCGGCTTGGGTACCGCTAATTCGGAATCCGCTGACTCCGAGTTTTTACTACATAGGGTTATTAGGTCTTGGAGTTGGAGGTGTTCAAGTACCGATATCAGAGGATGTGTTTAAAATAACCGAGTTAGGGGATGGTGGAGTGGTCATGGACACGGGGACAGCCGTGACACGACTACCCTCGGTGGCATACGTGGCGTTTAGGGACGCGTTCCTAGTTGAAACCGCATCCCTCCCTCGGGCACCGGCCGTATCAATATTCGACACGTGTTATGACCTAGACGGGTTCGTGACGGTTCGGGTGCCTACAGTCTCGTTTTTCCTTTCGGGTGGGCAAATATTGACACTACCCGCTAGGAACTTTCTAATTCCAGTGAATGACAAGGGTACATTCTGTTTTGCATTTGCTCCATCACCAACAGGACTTTCTATAATAGGAAACATCCAACAAGAAGGCATCCAAATTTCTTTTGATGGTGCAAATGGATTTGTTGGATTTGGTCCCAATATTTGCTAGCttatataatttattacattATGTAAAGTGAatgttgttaattttttattattactttttcgAGAGGTGTAATTCTACCAGAAGTAGAGTGAAATTTTGTTATTAGTATATACATTGTAATTCCATAAGTAAAGTACGGATAAGTGATGTGTGCAGGTGAGTAAGAGATTATTTTCgaacattatatatatagtattagTTCTTTTAAATAATTATGGTTGAAGATATGAAGTAAAGAATTTCATTGCTAGTACTTTTTAATTAAGTAAACTTATGTGGCTAGTCTTTGTAGTACATAATGATTATAAACCCAAAGGTTTCTCCTTTACTTGTTTTAGGGAGTAAACAGAGATTCTAGTAAACATAATTTTATAGCCATTGATAACTTTCCTCAATGAAGATATTTGTAGTTTATTTTCACATACTGTATATGTTATTAAATCAGAATTACTACTGATAATTGTTTAATGTTATTATAGGTCACTTCAACACAATGATGTAACAAAGAAAGGTTtaacacacaaatatatatatcatcagTATAAGGAATTTTTACTCCATCAAATTACATCTACCtattatatataatagataatCTGTCTTATTTATAAAGCTACAAAAATCTCATGTTGAAGGAGGCTTACACATATAAATATCATTTTACTGACTTGATAGATAGTGTGAAAAGTTGTATATGATcaatataaaaaagttaaaactcCTTAGTCCTAATTAAAAACAAGGGTGTGGGGATTAGGAAAGGTGTTAGGTAAAAGTATGAGGTTTAAAATAATGATAGTCAAAACATAGCTAAGAGAGACATGCATGAAGTCAAAAGTAAGTAAGAAAAAAGTGACATTTACTTGAATACAAAACAAGAGGATCCAAGAGAACCCTTTTGCTCTTCTTCACAACCCctcaactctttttttcttcttcttttctccaTCATTAATTGAGTAGAAATAATTCAAAGTCCCTACATGGTATAATGGACATGATATTGACAAAACAAGAGGGCTTCTCATTGCATTAATGTTCTACAATgactttttctatcttttttttttttttcaaaattttgagagAGATTTCTTTACTTCTTTCTTACTTTCCTTTTCCATTAATGAGTATGCATGTTGATTATAACTTTCTTTACTATTACCTTCAAATATGGAGTAACAGTACAAATTTTGATAATTGATCTATAGTTTTACACTTAATAATTCGTTGAATTTGTAGAGATTTGAAGCCGGAGAGATCAAAAGTGCAAATATGAATTGATGGAAGGTTAATATGTACTTAACCACTTaaccaaaaatcacaattttctccCTATTTGAACACACAACACTCATAACTCCTCTAAATATACAAAAGGTTAGGTAGAAATATCATCTGTGGTTCATTTAAGTACTCTTCTTTTTCTCACATTCAGAAGGAGAGAAATATGTACACAGAAATGTAAAAGAGTGAAACAGCCAAGAGAGGAAAATATTGGAAAAAGTGCTAGTGTTGAAATCATGAG is from Capsicum annuum cultivar UCD-10X-F1 chromosome 5, UCD10Xv1.1, whole genome shotgun sequence and encodes:
- the LOC107870397 gene encoding protein ASPARTIC PROTEASE IN GUARD CELL 2; amino-acid sequence: MFLFVPSQNIPLLLILLIFSLTTNNTTSSLTINSTHEIFNVKQAITPLETHEKIHVADENVQENGTLKLELIHRDKLQIFSRFSTYNKSNIFEDRMDRDSKRVSSIMQRITNGVGYQVDGFGSDVVSGMDQGSGEYFVRIGVGSPPKDQYMVLDSGSDIVWVQCQPCTQCYHQSDPVFDPSLSVSFTGVPCRTPVCDRVENSGCHAGRCKYEVMYGDGSYTKGTMAIETLTFGHVTVKNVAIGCGHSNSGMFTAAAGLLGLGGGSMSLVGQLGGQTGGAFSYCLVSRGTGSTGSLEFGRGVLPMGAAWVPLIRNPLTPSFYYIGLLGLGVGGVQVPISEDVFKITELGDGGVVMDTGTAVTRLPSVAYVAFRDAFLVETASLPRAPAVSIFDTCYDLDGFVTVRVPTVSFFLSGGQILTLPARNFLIPVNDKGTFCFAFAPSPTGLSIIGNIQQEGIQISFDGANGFVGFGPNIC